One genomic segment of Longimicrobium sp. includes these proteins:
- the alr gene encoding alanine racemase: MVSRSWVEVDEAALRRNLRRVKDAAGPGASVVPMLKANAYGLGVEAVLQMVRAELSADELWAVGIAAVQEGEQLRALGWTGRVVVFAPAPPGEFDRAADADLTLALSDLDGVRRWAQAARERGRRLAFHAEIDTGMGRAGFPFAQAAEWGREVDALAADLLEWEGCFTHFHSADEPDLGPTDAQEQRFLQALDELPPPRDGVERRTIHSANSAAALRRNGFGLDLVRPGIFLYGGSAGPGAMPEAVAALRARIAVVRDVPAGWSCGYGATYTSRRPERWGTLAIGYGDGLPRALGSTGGEALVHGRRVPILGRISMDMTVVDLTDVPDAGAGDVATLFGRDGGEEIGVDEVAAKAGTISYEVLTGLGARLPRVYVDGTRSPGRA; the protein is encoded by the coding sequence AAGCGGCGCTCCGGCGCAACCTGCGCCGCGTCAAGGACGCGGCCGGGCCGGGCGCGTCCGTGGTCCCCATGCTCAAGGCCAATGCCTACGGGCTGGGCGTGGAGGCGGTGCTGCAGATGGTCCGCGCGGAACTGTCCGCGGATGAGCTGTGGGCCGTCGGCATCGCCGCGGTGCAGGAGGGGGAGCAGCTGCGCGCCCTGGGATGGACCGGGCGCGTCGTCGTGTTTGCCCCCGCGCCCCCCGGCGAGTTCGACCGGGCCGCGGACGCGGACCTTACCCTGGCCCTTTCGGACCTGGACGGCGTGCGACGCTGGGCCCAGGCGGCCCGCGAGAGGGGACGCCGCCTGGCGTTCCACGCGGAGATCGACACGGGGATGGGTCGCGCCGGCTTTCCGTTCGCGCAGGCCGCTGAATGGGGGCGCGAGGTGGATGCGCTCGCGGCGGACCTTTTGGAGTGGGAAGGGTGTTTCACGCACTTCCATTCCGCGGACGAGCCGGACCTGGGCCCCACGGACGCGCAGGAGCAGCGCTTTCTGCAGGCACTGGACGAACTGCCGCCCCCGCGCGACGGCGTGGAGCGAAGGACGATCCACAGCGCCAACAGCGCCGCGGCCCTGCGCAGGAACGGCTTTGGGCTGGACCTGGTTCGCCCGGGGATCTTTCTCTACGGCGGATCGGCGGGGCCGGGGGCCATGCCGGAAGCGGTGGCCGCGCTGCGGGCCCGCATCGCCGTCGTCCGCGACGTGCCGGCGGGATGGAGCTGCGGATACGGCGCGACCTACACGTCGCGCCGGCCGGAGCGGTGGGGCACGCTGGCCATCGGCTACGGCGACGGGCTGCCGCGGGCGCTGGGCTCTACCGGGGGCGAGGCGCTGGTGCACGGGCGCCGCGTTCCCATCCTGGGCCGCATCTCCATGGACATGACCGTCGTGGACCTGACGGACGTCCCGGATGCGGGGGCGGGCGACGTCGCGACCCTCTTTGGCCGGGACGGCGGGGAGGAGATCGGGGTGGACGAGGTGGCCGCGAAGGCCGGCACCATCTCGTACGAGGTCCTCACCGGGCTGGGCGCGCGGCTGCCGCGCGTGTACGTGGACGGAACGCGGAGCCCCGGCCGCGCGTAA